In Aspergillus luchuensis IFO 4308 DNA, chromosome 1, nearly complete sequence, the following are encoded in one genomic region:
- a CDS encoding heterogeneous nuclear ribonucleoprotein HRP1 (COG:A;~EggNog:ENOG410PIPU;~InterPro:IPR000504,IPR012677,IPR035979,IPR034156;~PFAM:PF00076;~go_function: GO:0003676 - nucleic acid binding [Evidence IEA]), protein MAEPEDVEEDLFADLYEADDNTSHTIPSTETSKSVDPVPSAAPINPSQIPIQSVETGPIEFETDTSYHHPYQGVHQNGTDHVGTGRAHHAMSGGGESEPRGTGIKEDGKMFIGGLNWETTDQSLKDYFSQFGEVQECTVMRDSATGRSRGFGFLTFRDPKTVNTVMVKEHYLDGKIIDPKRAIPRDEQEKTSKIFVGGVSQEANEHDFKEFFAQFGRVIDATLMIDKDTGRPRGFGFVTFDSEAAVEAALSGPLEICGKPIEVKKAQPRGNLRDEEDRRFRRGRDAFREGGQMGGDGSQQQAGAPGQANMAGGLTPQMMAQYWQRMQQYFALMQQQMAVAAAQGQGMGGMGMGGMNPAMMQQMQQMKQMQQMQMGNNQPQGSLSPPSQSATPQAMPNMMNPAMMQQMQQMQQMQSQGQGSNVGGMPAQMGNAMGGGGGGGGGGSSGSGGGTPGSANGNGNFTGPRGGPGYNAQEQIAFEQQKYEQQQAMNRAGSMGRGPTPQPQSAAPANAPTGPKNAGKPGANYRGGGRGGHRGFHPYARG, encoded by the exons ATGGCTGAACCCGAGGACGTTGAGGAAGATCTTTTCGCGGATCT CTATGAAGCCGACGACAATACAAGCCATACCATACCCAGTACGGAAACTTCAAAATCTGTTGATCCTGTGCCCTCGGCTGCACCTATCAATCCCTCCCAAATCCCTATTCAGTCTGTTGAAACTGGCCCGATCGAATTTGAGACGGACACTTCATACCACCACCCGTATCAAGGAGTCCACCAGAACGGCACGGATCATGTAGGTACTGGACGTGCACATCATGCCAtgtctggtggtggtgagtccGAGCCTCGAGGCACTGGTATTAAAGAAGACGG GAAAATGTTCATCGGGGGTTTGAACTGGGAGACTACGGATC AATCTCTGAAGGACTACTTTTCTCAATTTGGAGAGGTACAGGAATGCACTGTGATGCGAGACAGTGCTACTGGTCGCTCTAGAGGTTTTGGGTTCTTGACTTTCAGAGATCCGAAGACAGTGAACACTGTCATGGTCAAGGAGCACTACCTAGATGGGAAGATT ATCGATCCTAAGCGTGCGATCCCGCGTGACGAGCAAGAGAAGACTAGCAAGATCTTTGTTGGTGGTGTCAGCCAAGAGGCCAACGAACATGATTTCAAAGAGTTCTTTGCTCAGTTTGGCCGCGTCATCGATGCCACCCTGATGATCGACAAGGATACTGGTCGTCCCCGTGGCTTCGGATTTGTGACCTTCGATAGCGAGGCTGCCGTGGAAGCCGCTCTGTCGGGCCCCTTGGAGATCTGCGGGAAGCCCATAGAGGTCAAGAAAGCTCAGCCAAGAGGCAACTTGCgtgatgaggaagaccgCAGGTTCCGCCGCGGCAGGGACGCTTTCCGAGAGGGTGGTCAAATGGGGGGTGATGGTTCCCAGCAGCAAGCGGGTGCACCGGGACAGGCCAACATGGCTGGTGGATTAACACCACAAATGATGGCACAGTACTGGCAAAGGATGCAGCAGTATTTTGCTCTGATGCAACAGCAGATGGCTGTCGCCGCCGCTCAGGGTCAGGGAATGGgcggaatgggaatgggtgGAATGAACCCTGCCATGATGCAGCAAATGCAACAAATGAAGCAGATGCAACAGATGCAGATGGGCAACAATCAGCCTCAAGGCAGTCTCAGTCCTCCTTCGCAGAGCGCAACTCCTCAAGCCATGCCGAACATGATGAACCCCGCTATGATGCAGCAAATGCAAcagatgcagcagatgcagagCCAAGGGCAGGGCAGCAACGTTGGGGGCATGCCGGCCCAAATGGGAAATGCtatgggaggaggaggaggtggtggtggtggtggtagtagtggtagtggtggaggaacaCCAGGCAGTGCTAATGGAAATGGGAACTTCACTGGTCCTCGAGGGGGGCCTGGTTATAACGCCCAGGAACAAATTGCTTTTGAACAGCAAAAGtatgagcagcagcag GCCATGAATCGCGCTGGAAGCATGGGACGCG GACCCACTCCGCAACCTCAAAGCGCTGCCCCGGCGAACGCTCCCACAGGACCTAAGAACGCTGGCAAGCCAGGCGCCAATTATCGTGgaggtggacgaggaggacaCCGCGGCTTCCATCCCTATGCCCGGGGATAA
- a CDS encoding transient receptor potential ion channel family protein (COG:S;~EggNog:ENOG410PIYC;~InterPro:IPR032800,IPR010308,IPR040241;~PFAM:PF06011,PF14558;~SECRETED:SignalP(1-22);~TransMembrane:7 (n6-17c22/23o349-380i401-421o427-449i489-509o515-534i546-565o577-606i)), translating to MRIIPSFSTLTALGLLATRALAADTLSTNGLTTCMSDSAIQVDKLSVTYTRSTREIVFDVSGTNGVEQNVTAILTIYAYGSQLYSETFDPCSSKYYVEQLCPVAAGSFSATGTQTLPESIASEIPSIAFAIPDLDGQVKLQLLSKTDNDQLACIQSELTNGNSMQIAGVSYAAAGVAGAALAVSGLSALGAVGHPGAVSSSPSFGDVVSWFHTMATNGMLSVSYPTVYRSFSKNFAFSTGLIPWGQMQESIDNFRKSTGGNLTDNSYQYLMNATLVYSDGTNSSSKSKRGLDLVTGLANLAAREVSTSYSSNTTSSSNSTSDDSSGFEHFVSGIEAYAEQLTIPQANTFMTVLLIFAILIAAIAVGILLLKVILEVWALYGSFPDKLTNFRKDYWGLLGRTITNLILLLYGVWVIWCVYQLSSGDSWAAKLLAAVALTVFTAVLLYFGLKIMFVARKYKKAEGDASHLYDNDETWRKYSLFYDNYKKDYWWAFVPAIVYMFAKGCVIAAGDGHGLAQSAGQLIVEALMLTLLLWNRPYVAKSSQWINISVQVVRVLSIACVLIFVDELGLSQTTKTVTGIVLIAIQSGLSGILAILIATNAIILCIRENPHAKRKREANKMNRDLDDLTPLDARESLLMEHPPRKDFAEMSKFNFTGPYEPYRDQHDSKSRHSPTGSTDRLVDSSYPLEDINGRSISRESRRSHDSHENPEKHHATTPGYGFAY from the exons ATGCGGatcattccttctttttcaacCCTTACGGCGCTGGGTCTCCTGGCCACTCGAGCCCTCGCTGCCGATACCCTCAGCACCAATGGTCTGACAACTTGTATGTCAGACTCGGCTATCCAAGTCGACAAACTATCCGTTACCTACACCCGTTCTACTAGAGAAATCGTCTTCGATGTTTCCGGCACCAATGGGGTAGAACAGAATGTCACTGCCATTTTGACCATCTATGCCTACGGCAGTCAACTGTACTCTGAAACTTTCGACCCGTGCAGCAGCAAATACTACGTGGAGCAACTCTGTCCCGTTGCTGCCGGTAGCTTCTCCGCTACTGGCACCCAGACCTTACCTGAATCGATCGCTAGTGAAATCCCGTCCATCGCCTTCGCCATCCCAGATTTGGATGGCCAAGTGAAGCTTCAATTGCTGTCCAAGACCGACAATGACCAGCTGGCATGCATCCAATCGGAATTAACCAATGGCAATTCTATGCAGATTGCGGGTGTATcctatgctgctgctggtgtggCTGGTGCGGCATTGGCCGTGAGCGGGCTGTCAGCTCTGGGTGCTGTTGGCCACCCTGGTGCTGTCTCGTCTAGTCCCAGCTTCGGTGATGTCGTGAGTTGGTTTCATACTATGGCCACTAATGGAATGCTCAGTGTCAGCTACCCGACGGTGTACCGCAGCTTTTCGAAGAACTTTGCCTTTAGCACGGGCTTGATTCCTTGGGGTCAGATGCAGGAGTCCATCGATAACTTCCGAAAGTCGACCGGCGGAAACCTCACCGACAACAGCTACCAGTATCTGATGAATGCCACGCTCGTGTACTCTGACGGCACGAATTCTAGTTCCAAATCGAAGCGAGGACTGGATCTGGTTACAGGCTTGGCTAACCTAGCTGCGCGCGAGGTCTCGACCTCGTATAGCAGCAACACTACTTCGTCGTCTAACAGCACCAGCGATGACAGCAGTGGTTTCGAACATTTCGTCTCCGGTATTGAGGCCTATGCCGAACAGCTCACCATCCCTCAAGCCAATACCTTCATGACTGTTCTGCTCATTTTCGCTATCCTCATTGCCGCTATCGCCGTCGGTATCTTGCTGCTCAAGGTCATCCTCGAAGTCTGGGCTCTCTACGGCTCTTTCCCGGACAAACTTACCAACTTCCGCAAAGACTACTGGGGTCTCCTGGGTCGGACAATTACCAACTTGATTTTGCTGCTGTACGGCGTTTGGGTGATCTGGTGTGTCTATCAGCTCAGCAGTGGGGATTCATGGGCGGCGAAGCTCTTGGCTGCTGTGGCGCTCACAGTTTTCACGGCTGTGTTATTGTACTTTGGTCTCAAGATCATGTTCGTGGCTCGAAAGTACAAGAAGGCCGAAGGCGATGCGTCCCATTTGTACGACAACGACGAAACCTGGCGCAAGTACAGTCTTTTCTACGACAACTACAAAAAGGACTACTGGTGGGCTTTCGTCCCTGCCATTGTATACATGTTTGCCAAGGGTTGCGTTATCGCTGCTGGAGATGGTCATGGACTTGCCCAAAGCGCTGGTCAACTCATCGTGGAGGCTCTCATGCTTACTCTCCTGCTGTGGAACCGTCCTTACGTTGCCAAGTCTAGCCAGTGGATCAACATTTCAGTCCAAGTGGTTCGTGTCTTGTCAATCGCGTGTGTGTTGATCTTCGTCGACGAGCTGGGACTTTCGCAAACGACCAAAACTGTTACCGGCATTGTCCTTATTGCCATTCAGTCGGGACTGAGTGGTATCTTGGCCATTCTCATTGCCACcaacgccatcatcctctgcatTCGCGAAAACCCTCATGCTAAACGGAAGAGGGAAGCTA ACAAAATGAATCGTGATCTCGACGATCTGACCCCTCTTGACGCCCGTGAATCTCTGCTCATGGAGCATCCTCCACGCAAGGATTTCGCTGAAATGAGCAAGTTTAACTTTACCGGTCCTTACGAACCTTACCGGGATCAACATGATTCGAAATCGCGACACAGCCCTACAGGTAGCACGGATCGGTTGGTTGATTCAAGCTATCCTCTTGAAGACATCAATGGTCGAAGTATAAGTCGAGAAAGCCGCCGAAGCCATGACAGCCATGAAAACCCCGAAAAGCACCATGCCACGACCCCGGGCTATGGGTTCGCTTACTGA
- a CDS encoding MmgE/PrpD family protein (COG:S;~EggNog:ENOG410PM2J;~InterPro:IPR042183,IPR036148,IPR042188,IPR005656;~PFAM:PF03972;~go_function: GO:0016829 - lyase activity [Evidence IEA]), with translation MATQKAAQWAASLSYSSLPPDALQAAIRSFYNWVGCTVGGSNHPAASIARNSLSRFFGSPTSTLLGTNGLQADAQHAALINGIASHVHDYDDTHLETIIHPTGPVAAALLSFAQSLDRPVSGQEFLTALAAGIELECKAGLAVWPSHYDVGWHITGTTGSIGAAVAVSRLLELSPEKTAHAIGLAATQVTGLREMFGSHTKSFHPGRAAQNGLLAAILAADGYTSSLQALEAKRGWVKVVSNDDKLTQEIDSLESNGKWELAKNAFKPFPCGIVIHPVIDGCVWLHGELQRRGLRLQDIKSVHVTVHPLVLELTGKTKPKDGLEAKFSVYHGGAIGLIHGKATPAEYEDAVVTNSETIEVRDKFVATAAENIRADECRILVEFEAPGVQIEKHVHHAVGSIDAPMTDSQLTEKFIGQCSSVLGPKQAMIISDWCWNLETKDDIRQIGQFL, from the exons ATGGCTACACAGAAAGCTGCCCAGTGGGCAGCATCCCTATCGTATTCTTCGTTACCTCCGGACGCCCTCCAAGCGGCCATCCGGAGCTTCTACAACTGGGTTGGCTGCACTGTCGGGGGCAGCAATCACCCCGCTGCTTCCATTGCCCGGAACTCTTTGTCCCGCTTCTTCGGGTCTCCCACCTCAACATTGTTAGGTACTAATGGGCTCCAAGCTGATGCGCAGCATGCTGCGTTGATCAATGGAATTGCATCGCATGTCCACGACTATGATGACACGCACTTGGAGACTATCATTCACCCTACCGGGCCTGTTGCGGCAGCTCTTCTGAGCTTTGCGCAGTCCCTAGATCGGCCAGTATCTGGGCAAGAATTCCTCACGGCTCTCGCCGCAGGGATAGAATTAGAATGCAAGGCCGGTCTGGCTGTCTGGCCGAGCCACTATGATGTCGGCTG GCACATCACTGGTACTACTGGTTCTATTGGGGCAGCAGTGGCGGTGTCTCGTCTCCTCGAATTGAGCCCAGAGAAGACGGCTCATGCTATCGGTCTCGCTGCTACCCAGGTGACTGGTCTTCGTGAGATGTTTGGCTCGCACACCAAGTCCTTTCACCCTGGGCGCGCAGCCCAAAATGGTCTTTTAGCGGCTATTCTTGCTGCAGATGGATACACCAGTTCTTTGCAGGCTCTGGAGGCCAAGCGGGGCTGGGTGAAGGTCGTGAGTAACGACGACAAGCTAACGCAGGAAATTGACAGCCTGGAATCCAATGGAAAGTGGGAACTTGCGAAGAACGCCTTTAAGCCGTTCCCGTGTGGTATTGTCATACACCCGGTCATTGATGGCTGTGTTTGGCTACATGGTGAGCTGCAACGGCGGGGCCTCAGACTACAAGACATCAAGAGTGTTCATGTCACAGTTCACCCACTGGTCCTGGAGCTAACGGGAAAAACAAAACCTAAAGATGGGCTGGAAGCCAAGTTCAGCGTTTATCACGGCGGTGCGATTGGCTTGATTCACGGAAAGGCAACACCGGCAGAGTATGAAGATGCCGTTGTCACAAATTCGGAAACGATCGAGGTACGAGACAAGTTTGTGGCAACGGCGGCAGAGAATATCCGAGCGGATGAATGCCGGATTCTCGTTGAATTTGAAGCCCCGGGGGTCCAGATAGAGAAGCATGTACACCATGCAGTGGGCAGTATCGACGCCCCCATGACCGACAGCCAGCTCACGGAGAAGTTCATTGGCCAGTGTAGTTCAGTTCTTGGCCCAAAACAGGCCATGATAATCAGCGATTGGTGCTGGAACTTGGAAACCAAGGATGACATCCGGCAGATTGGACAGTTCCTATAG
- the GYP1 gene encoding GTPase-activating protein GYP1 (BUSCO:EOG09261YLQ;~COG:U;~EggNog:ENOG410PHR5;~InterPro:IPR035969,IPR000195;~PFAM:PF00566), with protein MAARKGQQEMVQVDRAERVNSPFWKGRSVSHNQAASTQHEQNTVVGASYSHADILKGISQQHARPRTPPRSSSANIQHTSLSPLRSGGWSTSPHTTSYSDIMNGGIDSWGPDRLGEDYEDEEGEEDIVYDDDEDEFGLPSITSMRKKQSQRAGTSQLKPADPGGGLASTASSLGVGLGTNRQRANSSDIAEERGVPMYPTAGTGEGKILRPQYKEILKDPANALNLINHAPPPKNASPKELDMYNSRISRINKFKRLLQTSTVPLSDLRNLAWSGVPDEVRAMTWQLLLGYLPTNSERRIPTLERKRKEYLDGVRQAFERGSAAGSGNPPSSSAGRGRGLDEAIWHQISIDVPRTSPHIQLYSYEATQRSLEKILYVWAIRHPASGYVQGINDLVTPFWQVFLGTYVTDLNVERGMDPGQLPRSVLDAVEADTFWCLTKLLDGIQDNYIYAQPGIHRQVRALRDLTMRIDSTLAKHLEQEGVEFMQFSFRWMNCLLMREMSVQNTIRMWDTYMAEEQGFSRFHLYVCAAFLVKWSDQLVKMDFQEIMMFLQALPTKDWTDKDVELLLSEAFIWQSLFQDSRAHLRPAGERTPEDDLQ; from the exons ATGGCTGCGAGGAAGGGCCAACAG GAGATGGTCCAGGTTG ACCGTGCTGA GCGGGTGAATTCGCCGttctggaagggaagatcGGTATCCCATAATCAAGCGGCCTCGACGCAACATGAGCAGAACACGGTTGTTGGTGCCTCATACTCGCACGCTGACATACTAAA AGGGATCTCGCAGCAGCATGCGCGCCCGCGGACACCGCCTCGGTCATCCTCTGCCAATATCCAACACACGTCGCTTTCACCCCTACGGTCGGGCGGGTGGTCTACGTCCCCTCATACTACTTCCTACTCTGACATAATGAATGGCGGGATCGATTCCTGGGGCCCCGACCGATTGGGAGAAGAttacgaagatgaagagggggaggaagacattgtctacgatgacgatgaggacgagtTTGGTCTCCCTAGTATTACCAGCATGCGGAAGAAACAGTCGCAGCGAGCTGGCACTTCTCAGCTTAAGCCCGCTGACCCAGGTGGGGGGCTTGCTAGTACCGCCTCATCACTCGGGGTTGGTTTGGGAACCAATCGGCAACGGGCCAATAGTTCGGACATCGCTGAAGAGCGCGGCGTCCCTATGTATCCTACTGCTGGAACTGGGGAGGGTAAGATACTGCGACCTCAGTATAAAGAAATCCTGAAAG ACCCCGCCAACGCCTTGAACCTCATAAACCACGCGCCTCCTCCCAAAAATGCATCTCCCAAAGAGCTGGATATGTACAACAGCCGCATTTCGAGAATAAACAAGTTCAAACGTCTTCTCCAGACAAGCACCGTTCCCTTGTCAGACCTGAGGAATCTGGCCTGGTCAGGGGTCCCCGATGAGGTTCGCGCGATGACCTGGCAACTGCTCCTTGGATACCTCCCCACGAATAGTGAAAGGCGCATTCCTACCCTCGAAAGAAAGCGTAAGGAATATTTGGACGGGGTTCGACAAGCCTTCGAACGCGGGAGTGCGGCTGGTTCTGGAAATCCGCCTTCGTCGAGCGCTGGGCGTGGCAGGGGCCTGGATGAGGCAATATGGCATCAAATCAGCATTGATGTTCCTCGGACTAGCCCTCATATTCAACTTTACAGCTACGAAGCTACTCAACGATCGTTGGAAAAAATCCTCTATGTTTGGGCTATTCGACACCCGGCGAGCGGATACGTGCAAGGTATCAATGACCTCGTCACACCGTTCTGGCAGGTCTTCTTGGGCACGTATGTAACTGATCTAAATGTTGAGAGGGGCATGGATCCTGGCCAGTTGCCCAGGAGTGTGCTGGATGCCGTGGAGGCAGATACGTTCTGGTGTCTTACCAAGTTACTTGATGGCATTCAGGACAATTATATCTATGCTCAACCGGGTATTCACCGACAAGTTAGGGCACTGCGTGATTTGACGATGCGCATTGATTCTACACTGGCCAAGCACTTGGAGCAGGAGGGTGTAGAGTTCATGCAGTTCAGTTTCCGGTGGATGAACTGTCTTCTCATGCGTGAGATGAGTGTACAAAATACTATACGGATGTGGGACACGTATATG GCAGAGGAGCAGGGTTTCTCGAGGTTTCACCTATACGTTTGTGCAGCCTTCCTTGTGAAATGGTCAGACCagctggtgaagatggatttCCAG GAGATAATGATGTTTCTGCAAGCACTTCCCACAAAGGATTGGACGGATAAAGATGTGGAACTCTTGCTGAGCGAAGCATTCATCTGGCAAAGTCTCTTCCAGGACTCTAGGGCTCATCTTCGTCCGGCTGGAGAACGAACTCCAGAGGATGACCTGCAGTGA
- the DIM1 gene encoding dimethyladenosine transferase (BUSCO:EOG09263720;~COG:A;~EggNog:ENOG410PHZA;~InterPro:IPR029063,IPR020598,IPR001737,IPR011530, IPR020596;~PFAM:PF00398,PF13649,PF08241;~go_function: GO:0000179 - rRNA (adenine-N6,N6-)-dimethyltransferase activity [Evidence IEA];~go_function: GO:0008649 - rRNA methyltransferase activity [Evidence IEA];~go_process: GO:0000154 - rRNA modification [Evidence IEA];~go_process: GO:0006364 - rRNA processing [Evidence IEA]): protein MPKVKQQKRNSASKASPYADAAAKTKAANTVFKMNTDLGQHILKNPGVAQRIVDKAELKQSDVVLEIGPGTGNLTVKILEQAKKVIAVELDPRMAAEVTKRVQGTPAQKRLDVILGDVIKTDLPYFDVCISNTPYQISSPLTFKLLATSPAPRICVLMFQREFALRLFAKPGDKLYSRLSVNAQMWAKIDHIMKVGKNNFKPPPLVESSVVRLVPKNPRPQINYDEWDGLLRILFVRKNKTIRSSFLGKSTVMDMLEANYRTWCAQNDIPVEDGPAEGAESDAMDIGNAQDEEDDEGEDEPDEGMDVDDEDDVPDFFKEQTNARIQEALKNRPSRKKKGKVAELVREKVRQVLEDETRLADKRARMCDENDFLKLLWAFNQKGFHFS, encoded by the exons ATGCCTAAGGTCAAACAGCAGAAGCGCAATAGCGCTTCGAAGGCCAGTCCCTATGCCGATGCGGCGGCGAAGACGAAGGCCGCCAACACCGTCTTCAAAATGAATACCGATCTCGGTCAGCACATTCTGAAAAACCCTGGCGTGGCTCAACGAATTGTCGACAAAGCCGAGTTGAAACAGAGCGAT GTTGTTCTCGAAATTGGTCCTGGTACCGGTAACTTGACCGTGAAGATCCTCGAACAGGCAAAGAAAGTTATCGCCGTGGAGCTCGACCCTCGAATGGCTGCTGAAGTCACCAAGCGTGTTCAAGGCACACCTGCCCAGAAACGCTTAGACGTTATCCTTGGAGACGTGATCAAAACAGACCTTCCATATTTCGATGTTTGCATCAGCAACACGCCGTATCAG atctcttctcccctcacaTTCAAACTTCTCGCGACGTCTCCGGCGCCCCGCATTTGCGTTCTCATGTTTCAACGAGAGTTTGCTCTAAGATTGTTCGCTAAGCCAGGCGATAAGCTCTACAGTCGACTCTCCGTCAATGCTCAAATGTGGGCTAAGATCGACCACATTATGAAGGTGGGCAAGAACAATTTCAAGCCCCCTCCGCTGGTCGAGTCGAGCGTTGTCCGTCTGGTACCTAAAAACCCCAGGCCCCAAATCAACTATGATGAGTGGGACGGGCTTCTGAGAATCCTATTCGTCCGGAAGAACAAGACAATCCGGTCAAGTTTCCTTGGCAAGTCCACAGTCATGGATATGTTGGAAGCCAACTATCGGACATGGTGTGCGCAGAACGATATTCCAGTTGAGGATGGGCCGGCGGAAGGCGCTGAGTCTGATGCGATGGACATTGGCAACGCgcaagacgaggaagatgatgagggtgaagACGAGCCTGACGAGGGCATGGACGtggacgatgaagacgatgtaCCCGACTTCTTCAAGGAACAGACCAACGCGCGTATTCAAGAGGCTCTTAAGAATCGGCCTAGTCgtaagaagaagggaaaggtggCAGAGCTCGTCCGGGAGAAGGTACGGCAGGTGTTGGAAGATGAAACACGCCTTGCCGACAAGCGTGCAAGGATGTGCGATGAAAACGACTTCCTGAAGTTATTGTGGGCCTTCAACCAGAAGGGCTTCCATTTCAGCTGA
- a CDS encoding uncharacterized protein (COG:G;~EggNog:ENOG410QDI7;~InterPro:IPR020846,IPR011701,IPR036259;~PFAM:PF07690;~TransMembrane:12 (o52-70i91-112o118-140i147-167o179-198i210-230o282-303i315-335o341-360i367-390o402-422i434-456o);~go_function: GO:0022857 - transmembrane transporter activity [Evidence IEA];~go_process: GO:0055085 - transmembrane transport [Evidence IEA]): MSNRTEDAVENPDVKADISELEYVKGNAPGNAGPTFSIEDENRVYRKLDWNLMPLVFVLYSLSVLDRSNLGNAKIAGMEDDIDLSGRRYDWLATAFYIAYILSQWTTIGWKAFPPHRWVGVTVFLWGFVSTIQSACTNWAGLMVCRVFLGIIEAMYGPGVPLYLSYFYPREKLGLRTGIFLSGAALANAYGSALAYGISQAKGSIGPWRILFIVEGVPSCLLAIVAWFCLPDSPKTARFLDEREQEIAVALSLRQPGDRETQGLQLKQVLGSLLDYTSYPPALMYFGCNVCFASLPLFVPTIISEMGAFTTIQSNGLSAPPYVLCWIAIVISAFLSDRVNLRGPFIVGGALIAAIGYIVLATQTTVAVRYFGLFLATQVFVSVALILTWVGNTHATDSKRAGAFAILATGGQCGPILGTNVFPDSDKPYYRKGMWISCGACLIVVIMGCWQMYLLWGANRHLDRESEQNGGNLSGDQSEGKNEADRPFRYIL; encoded by the exons ATGAGCAACCGCACAGAGGATGCGGTCGAGAATCCTGACGTAAAGGCAGACATCTCAGAATTGGAGTATGTGAAGGGCAATGCTCCTGGGAATGCTGGCCCGACCTTCAGCATAGAGGATGAGAACCGCGTCTACCGCAAACTCGACTGGAATCTGATGCCCCTGGTCTTCGTCCTATATAGTCTCTCGGTCCTTGACCGCTCGAATCTGGGAAATGCGAAGATCGCAGGCATGGAAGATGACATAGACTTGAGTGGGAGGCGGTATGATTGGCTTGCCACTGCTTTCTATATAGCCT ACATTCTGTCGCAATGGACGACAATCGGTTGGAAAGCGTTCCCACCGCACCGGTGGGTAGGTGTCACTGTGTTCCTATGGGGGTTTGTCTCGACGATTCAGTCAGCATGTACAAACTGGGCCGGCCTGATGGTCTGCCGAGTCTTTCTGGGAATAATCGAGGCGATGTATGGGCCAGGGGTGCCCTTGTATCTCTCCTACTTTTATCCGCGTGAGAAACTGGGCCTCCGGACTGGCATATTCTTGTCAGGAGCCGCTCTAGCGAATGCATATGGGAGTGCTCTGGCGTATGGAATTTCCCAAGCTAAAGGGTCAATCGGACCATGGAGAATCCTATTCATCGTGGAAGGTGTGCCGTCATGCCTTCTGGCCATAGTTGCTTGGTTTTGTCTGCCCGATTCACCCAAGACAGCAAGATTTCTAGATGAGCGGGAGCAAGAAATCGCGGTTGCACTCTCCTTACGACAACCTGGGGATCGAGAAACCCAGGGTCTGCAATTGAAGCAAGTGCTGGGGTCCTTGCTTGATTATACAA GCTACCCCCCAGCACTAATGTACTTTGGATGCAATGTCTGCTTCGCCTCACTCCCATTATTCGTGCCGACCATCATCTCTGAAATGGGGGCTTTCACAACCATCCAATCAAACGGTCTCAGCGCTCCTCCATATGTCCTTTGCTGGATAGCCATTGTCATCAGTGCATTTCTGTCGGATCGCGTCAACTTGCGCGGGCCCTTCATCGTGGGTGGCGCACTCATAGCTGCCATCGGATACATTGTGCTAGCTACGCAGACCACGGTAGCAGTCAGGTACTTTGGCCTGTTCCTGGCGACCCAGGTCTTTGTGTCCGTAGCTCTCATTCTCACATGGGTTGGTAACACACACGCCACGGACTCCAAGCGCGCTGGAGCCTTTGCCATCCTGGCTACTGGCGGCCAATGCGGTCCGATTTTGGGAACGAACGTCTTCCCTGATAGCGACAAGCCATACTACCGCAAGGGGATGTGGATCTCGTGCGGCGCATGCCTGATTGTTGTGATTATGGGATGCTGGCAGATGTATCTGCTATGGGGGGCGAATCGGCATCTGGATAGGGAGTCTGAGCAAAATGGGGGCAATTTGAGTGGGGACCAATCCGAGGGGAAGAATGAAGCTGACAGGCCATTCCGGTATATTTTATGA